One Drosophila santomea strain STO CAGO 1482 chromosome X, Prin_Dsan_1.1, whole genome shotgun sequence DNA segment encodes these proteins:
- the LOC120456908 gene encoding segmentation protein Runt isoform X1 produces MHLPAGPTMVANNTQVLAAAAAAAAAAAAAVAQGPGPQQQSSNAATATASAIAINPAQSLANTSTHSASSTGSSTPDLSTNNTSSSSNATTSTSPQNSAKMPSSMTDMFASLHEMLQEYHGELAQTGSPSILCSALPNHWRSNKSLPGAFKVIALDDVPDGTLVSIKCGNDENYCGELRNCTTTMKNQVAKFNDLRFVGRSGRGKSFTLTITIATYPVQIASYSKAIKVTVDGPREPRSKQSYGYPHPGAFNPFMLNPAWLDAAYMTYGYADYFRHQAAAQAAQVHHPALAKSSASSVSPNPNPSVATSSSSAVQPAEYPHPAAAVAAAAAAGQPAAMMPSPPGAAPATPYAMPQFPFNHVAAAAAAKAATPHAFHPYNFAAAAGLRARNAALHHQSEPVHVSPASSRPSSSSPTQQHVLLKLNTSIETSSIHEQSASDGDSDDEQIDVVKSEFDLDKSLDVAPLRMRCDLKAPSAMKPLYHESGPGAVASSRQPSPETTTKIKSAAVQQKTVWRPY; encoded by the exons ATGCATCTGCCAGCGGGTCCAACCATGGTGGCCAACAACACACAGGTCCtggccgctgccgccgccgcagcagccgccgctgcGGCCGCAGTTGCTCAGGGTCCTGGGCCGCAGCAGCAGAGTAGCAAtgccgccaccgccaccgcctccgcaATCGCCATCAATCCCGCCCAGAGTCTGGCCAACACGAGCACCCACTCGGCCAGCAGCACCGGCAGCTCCACCCCGGATCTCAGCACGAACAACACCAGCTCGAGCAGCAAcgccaccaccagcaccagtCCGCAGAACTCCGCCAAGATGCCCAGCTCGATGACCGACATGTTCGCCAGCCTGCACGAGATGCTGCAGGAGTACCACGGCGAACTGGCCCAGACCGGATCGCCATCGATCCTCTGCAGCGCCCTGCCCAACCACTGGCGGTCGAACAAGTCGCTGCCCGGTGCCTTCAAGGTGATCGCCCTGGACGATGTCCCCGATGGCACATTGGTGTCCATCAAGTGCGGCAACGATGAGAACTACTGCGGCGAGCTGAGGAACTGCACCACGACCATGAAGAACCAGGTGGCCAAGTTCAACGATCTGCGCTTTGTGGGCCGATCGGGACGCGGCAAGTCCTTCACGCTGACCATCACCATTGCCACCTATCCGGTGCAGATCGCCAGCTACAGCAAAGCCATCAAGGTGACCGTCGACGGGCCACGGGAGCCAAGAAGTAAGCAAA GCTATGGCTATCCCCATCCCGGCGCGTTTAACCCGTTCATGCTGAATCCCGCTTGGCTGGATGCGGCGTACATGACCTACGGCTATGCGGACTACTTCCGCCACCAGGCAGCCGCCCAGGCAGCCCAGGTGCATCATCCGGCGCTGGCCAAGTCCTCCGCCTCCTCGGTGTCGCCAAATCCCAATCCATCGGTGGCCACCAGCTCCTCGTCGGCGGTCCAGCCAGCCGAGTATCCACATCCGGCGGCAGCAGtagcggcagcggcggcggcgggaCAACCGGCGGCCATGATGCCATCGCCACCAGGTGCGGCGCCTGCCACACCCTATGCCATGCCCCAGTTCCCATTCAACCATGTGGCCGCcgcagccgccgccaaggcAGCCACGCCACACGCCTTCCATCCGTATAACTTTGCCGCGGCAGCGGGCCTGCGGGCTCGCAATGCTGCACTGCACCACCAGAGCGAGCCGGTCCACGTCAGCCCCGCCTCCTCCAGGCCCTCCAGCTCCTCGCCCACCCAGCAGCACGTCCTGCTGAAGCTGAACACCTCCATCGAGACGAGCTCCATCCACGAGCAGTCCGCCAGCGACGGCGACTCCGACGACGAGCAGATCGACGTGGTCAAGTCGGAGTTCGACCTGGACAAGAGCCTGGATGTGGCGCCCCTTCGCATGCGCTGCGACCTCAAGGCGCCCTCGGCCATGAAGCCCCTCTACCACGAGAGCGGTCCTGGAGCGGTCGCCAGCAGCCGCCAGCCGTCGCCGGAAACGACCACCAAGATCAAGAGCGCCGCCGTCCAGCAGAAGACCGTGTGGCGGCCCTATTAg
- the LOC120456908 gene encoding segmentation protein Runt isoform X2, which yields MHLPAGPTMVANNTQVLAAAAAAAAAAAAAVAQGPGPQQQSSNAATATASAIAINPAQSLANTSTHSASSTGSSTPDLSTNNTSSSSNATTSTSPQNSAKMPSSMTDMFASLHEMLQEYHGELAQTGSPSILCSALPNHWRSNKSLPGAFKVIALDDVPDGTLVSIKCGNDENYCGELRNCTTTMKNQVAKFNDLRFVGRSGRGKSFTLTITIATYPVQIASYSKAIKVTVDGPREPRSYGYPHPGAFNPFMLNPAWLDAAYMTYGYADYFRHQAAAQAAQVHHPALAKSSASSVSPNPNPSVATSSSSAVQPAEYPHPAAAVAAAAAAGQPAAMMPSPPGAAPATPYAMPQFPFNHVAAAAAAKAATPHAFHPYNFAAAAGLRARNAALHHQSEPVHVSPASSRPSSSSPTQQHVLLKLNTSIETSSIHEQSASDGDSDDEQIDVVKSEFDLDKSLDVAPLRMRCDLKAPSAMKPLYHESGPGAVASSRQPSPETTTKIKSAAVQQKTVWRPY from the exons ATGCATCTGCCAGCGGGTCCAACCATGGTGGCCAACAACACACAGGTCCtggccgctgccgccgccgcagcagccgccgctgcGGCCGCAGTTGCTCAGGGTCCTGGGCCGCAGCAGCAGAGTAGCAAtgccgccaccgccaccgcctccgcaATCGCCATCAATCCCGCCCAGAGTCTGGCCAACACGAGCACCCACTCGGCCAGCAGCACCGGCAGCTCCACCCCGGATCTCAGCACGAACAACACCAGCTCGAGCAGCAAcgccaccaccagcaccagtCCGCAGAACTCCGCCAAGATGCCCAGCTCGATGACCGACATGTTCGCCAGCCTGCACGAGATGCTGCAGGAGTACCACGGCGAACTGGCCCAGACCGGATCGCCATCGATCCTCTGCAGCGCCCTGCCCAACCACTGGCGGTCGAACAAGTCGCTGCCCGGTGCCTTCAAGGTGATCGCCCTGGACGATGTCCCCGATGGCACATTGGTGTCCATCAAGTGCGGCAACGATGAGAACTACTGCGGCGAGCTGAGGAACTGCACCACGACCATGAAGAACCAGGTGGCCAAGTTCAACGATCTGCGCTTTGTGGGCCGATCGGGACGCGGCAAGTCCTTCACGCTGACCATCACCATTGCCACCTATCCGGTGCAGATCGCCAGCTACAGCAAAGCCATCAAGGTGACCGTCGACGGGCCACGGGAGCCAAGAA GCTATGGCTATCCCCATCCCGGCGCGTTTAACCCGTTCATGCTGAATCCCGCTTGGCTGGATGCGGCGTACATGACCTACGGCTATGCGGACTACTTCCGCCACCAGGCAGCCGCCCAGGCAGCCCAGGTGCATCATCCGGCGCTGGCCAAGTCCTCCGCCTCCTCGGTGTCGCCAAATCCCAATCCATCGGTGGCCACCAGCTCCTCGTCGGCGGTCCAGCCAGCCGAGTATCCACATCCGGCGGCAGCAGtagcggcagcggcggcggcgggaCAACCGGCGGCCATGATGCCATCGCCACCAGGTGCGGCGCCTGCCACACCCTATGCCATGCCCCAGTTCCCATTCAACCATGTGGCCGCcgcagccgccgccaaggcAGCCACGCCACACGCCTTCCATCCGTATAACTTTGCCGCGGCAGCGGGCCTGCGGGCTCGCAATGCTGCACTGCACCACCAGAGCGAGCCGGTCCACGTCAGCCCCGCCTCCTCCAGGCCCTCCAGCTCCTCGCCCACCCAGCAGCACGTCCTGCTGAAGCTGAACACCTCCATCGAGACGAGCTCCATCCACGAGCAGTCCGCCAGCGACGGCGACTCCGACGACGAGCAGATCGACGTGGTCAAGTCGGAGTTCGACCTGGACAAGAGCCTGGATGTGGCGCCCCTTCGCATGCGCTGCGACCTCAAGGCGCCCTCGGCCATGAAGCCCCTCTACCACGAGAGCGGTCCTGGAGCGGTCGCCAGCAGCCGCCAGCCGTCGCCGGAAACGACCACCAAGATCAAGAGCGCCGCCGTCCAGCAGAAGACCGTGTGGCGGCCCTATTAg